A DNA window from Mya arenaria isolate MELC-2E11 chromosome 17, ASM2691426v1 contains the following coding sequences:
- the LOC128223292 gene encoding uncharacterized protein LOC128223292, with protein sequence MKYIDEESFTNINELRKFRDEINQYLDKREHKLLEEIELKKRKSESLLSELKSNCQDIIAATEKLKAKLKAQEVNNNQLFISGTRAIKELVGLQSALKDIRGKKSVSYFKFTRDPTTEQLLTSCTAIGIVDQVASDLADQVASDLADRQKQDYF encoded by the coding sequence atgaaatatattgatgaaGAGAGCTTTACAAATATCAATGAGCTTCGAAAGTTCAGGGATGAAATCAACCAATACCTGGATAAGAGGGAACATAAGTTACTGGAAGAAATTGAGCTGAAAAAACGGAAATCAGAGAGCCTCTTAAGTGAACTGAAATCAAATTGCCAAGACATAATAGCTGCCACTGAGAAACTCAAGGCCAAGCTTAAAGCCCAGGAGGTCAACAACAACCAGCTGTTCATATCTGGAACAAGAGCGATTAAGGAATTAGTCGGTCTTCAGTCAGCCCTTAAAGACATCAGAGGTAAAAAAAGTGTGTCATACTTCAAGTTCACAAGGGACCCCACCACAGAACAGCTGCTGACCTCATGCACAGCAATTGGCATAGTGGACCAGGTGGCATCAGATTTGGCAGACCAGGTGGCATCAGATTTGGCAGACCGGCAGAAACAAG